A DNA window from Halorubrum sp. DM2 contains the following coding sequences:
- a CDS encoding type IV pilin N-terminal domain-containing protein, giving the protein MAPVAGVLLIAITVVLAGGVATAALDAPSDPAPSAVLSLSATDDRVSIYHRGGDPIDVAAATLRVRVDGEPLDEQPPVPFFSATGFHPGPTGPFNAASDDTWRTGDTATFRVAGTNDPTLEPGRTVTVEVTVNGQPVASLETVVESG; this is encoded by the coding sequence ATCGCCCCCGTCGCGGGCGTGCTGCTGATCGCGATCACGGTCGTGCTGGCCGGCGGCGTCGCGACCGCGGCGCTCGACGCGCCGAGCGACCCGGCACCGTCGGCGGTGCTGTCGCTGTCGGCGACCGACGACCGCGTCTCGATCTATCACCGCGGCGGCGATCCGATCGACGTCGCGGCCGCGACCCTCCGCGTCCGCGTCGACGGCGAACCGCTCGACGAACAGCCGCCGGTCCCGTTCTTCTCCGCGACCGGCTTCCACCCCGGACCGACCGGCCCGTTCAACGCCGCCAGCGACGACACGTGGCGGACCGGCGACACGGCGACGTTCCGCGTCGCCGGGACCAACGACCCGACGCTCGAACCGGGCCGGACGGTGACCGTCGAGGTTACGGTCAACGGGCAGCCGGTCGCGTCGCTGGAAACGGTCGTCGAGTCGGGGTGA